A portion of the Prinia subflava isolate CZ2003 ecotype Zambia chromosome 35, Cam_Psub_1.2, whole genome shotgun sequence genome contains these proteins:
- the SLC39A1 gene encoding zinc transporter ZIP1 isoform X1 produces MNPLRPLLGVPRPPLPSPAVPPPPPGAGAGHQDLRDPGEPGQVPPRAGKGRDHPSPSGARGPAAPPGHQGRRGGEAAPVPGPGGLTGEPGTRSGLGQLRCGRRWLWTGAGAALPAAPLPGDAQRGSELPRRRALSSGSTMDTGAALAWSPGAASQPPPGLGVKLGSLVLLLLLPLACGLAPLWCFRQPPASRFPPDPRSPVLSLVSCFSGGVFMGTFLLDLLPDYLGSIAAALEGLRITLQFPLPEFILAMGFFLVLVLEQATLAQRELAEPPEESRALLLPNGSIQAAAPGGAGGSLGSPVPVPAGPGALRAAALALALALHAVLEGLALGLREGEAAALRVLLALLLHKGAVAFGLSLELLRSRLRPPAVASCLVLLALMSPLGVGVGTALAAGAGPRQRLCRAVLEGLAAGTFLFVTFLEILPQELGAPRNRIPKVILILAGFALVSAILFVKG; encoded by the exons ATGAACCCCCTGCGCCCCCTCCTCGGGGTGCCCCGGCCTCCGCTGCCGTCCCCGGCGGTgccgccgcctccgcccggTGCCGGCGCTGGGCACCAGGATCTCCGGGATCCCGGGGAACCCGGCCAAGTCCCGCCCCGTGCCGGGAAGGGCCGGGACCATCCCTCCCCCAGCGGGGCTCGGGGTCCGGCCGCCCCACCGGGGCACcaggggcggcgcgggggggagGCTGCCCCGGTACCGGGTCCCGGAGGTCTCACGGGGGAACCGGGAACGCGGTCGGGTCTGGGGCAGCTCCGCTGCGGCCGCCGGTGGCTCTGGACCGGAGCCGGTGCCGCTTTACCCGCCG ccccgctccccgggGATGCGCAGCGCGGCTCGGAGCTCCCCCGGCGGCGGGCGCTGAGCTCCGGGAGCACGATGGACACCGGGGCCGCGCTGGCCTGGAGCCCCGGGGCCGCCTCGCAGCCCCCGCCCGGGCTGGGGGTGAAGTTGGGGtcgctggtgctgctgctgctgctgcccctcgcCTGCGGCCTCGCTCCCCTCTGGTGCTTCCGACAGCCCCCCG cctccCGATTCCCCCCAGACCCCCGCAGCCCCGTGCTCAGCCTCGTGAGCTGCTTCTCCGGCGGAGTTTTCATGGGCACCTTCCTGCTGGACCTCCTGCCTGACTACCTGGGCAGCATCGCCGCGGCGCTGGAGGGGCTGCGAATCACG CTGCAGTTCCCCCTGCCCGAGTTCATCCTGGCCATGGGCTTCttcctggtgctggtgctggagcaggcgACGCTGGCGCAGCGGGAGCTGGCCGAGCCCCCCGAGGAGTCGCgggcgctgctgctgcccaacGGCTCCATCCAggccgcggctcccggcggcGCCGGCGGCTCCCTGGGCtcgccggtgccggtgcccgccggccccggggcgCTGCGTGCCGCGGCGCTGGCGCTGGCGCTGGCGCTGCACGCGGTGCTGGAGGGGCTGGCGCTGGGGCTGCGCGAGGGCGAGGCGGCCGCGCTGCGcgtgctgctggccctgctgctgcacaagggCGCCGTGGCCTTCGGCCTCTCGCTGGAGCTGCTGCGGAGCCGCCTGCGCCCGCCCGCCGTGGCCTCGTGCCTCGTGCTGCTGGCGCTGATGTCCCCGCTGGGCGTCGGCGTGGGCACGGCGctggcggcgggcgcggggccgcggcagCGCCTGTGCCGGGCCGTGCTGGAGGGGCTGGCGGCCGGCACCTTCCTCTTCGTCACCTTCCTGGAGATtctgccccaggagctgggggcGCCCCGGAATCGCATCCCCAAGGTCATCCTGATCCTGGCCGGCTTCGCGCTGGTCAGCGCCATCCTCTTCGTCAAGGGATGA
- the SLC39A1 gene encoding zinc transporter ZIP1 isoform X2, protein MNPLRPLLGVPRPPLPSPAVPPPPPGAGAGHQDLRDPGEPGQVPPRAGKGRDHPSPSGARGPAAPPGHQGRRGGEAAPVPGPGGLTGEPGTRSGLGQLRCGRRWLWTGAGAALPAAPLPGDAQRGSELPRRRALSSGSTMDTGAALAWSPGAASQPPPGLGVKLGSLVLLLLLPLACGLAPLWCFRQPPDPRSPVLSLVSCFSGGVFMGTFLLDLLPDYLGSIAAALEGLRITLQFPLPEFILAMGFFLVLVLEQATLAQRELAEPPEESRALLLPNGSIQAAAPGGAGGSLGSPVPVPAGPGALRAAALALALALHAVLEGLALGLREGEAAALRVLLALLLHKGAVAFGLSLELLRSRLRPPAVASCLVLLALMSPLGVGVGTALAAGAGPRQRLCRAVLEGLAAGTFLFVTFLEILPQELGAPRNRIPKVILILAGFALVSAILFVKG, encoded by the exons ATGAACCCCCTGCGCCCCCTCCTCGGGGTGCCCCGGCCTCCGCTGCCGTCCCCGGCGGTgccgccgcctccgcccggTGCCGGCGCTGGGCACCAGGATCTCCGGGATCCCGGGGAACCCGGCCAAGTCCCGCCCCGTGCCGGGAAGGGCCGGGACCATCCCTCCCCCAGCGGGGCTCGGGGTCCGGCCGCCCCACCGGGGCACcaggggcggcgcgggggggagGCTGCCCCGGTACCGGGTCCCGGAGGTCTCACGGGGGAACCGGGAACGCGGTCGGGTCTGGGGCAGCTCCGCTGCGGCCGCCGGTGGCTCTGGACCGGAGCCGGTGCCGCTTTACCCGCCG ccccgctccccgggGATGCGCAGCGCGGCTCGGAGCTCCCCCGGCGGCGGGCGCTGAGCTCCGGGAGCACGATGGACACCGGGGCCGCGCTGGCCTGGAGCCCCGGGGCCGCCTCGCAGCCCCCGCCCGGGCTGGGGGTGAAGTTGGGGtcgctggtgctgctgctgctgctgcccctcgcCTGCGGCCTCGCTCCCCTCTGGTGCTTCCGACAGCCCCCCG ACCCCCGCAGCCCCGTGCTCAGCCTCGTGAGCTGCTTCTCCGGCGGAGTTTTCATGGGCACCTTCCTGCTGGACCTCCTGCCTGACTACCTGGGCAGCATCGCCGCGGCGCTGGAGGGGCTGCGAATCACG CTGCAGTTCCCCCTGCCCGAGTTCATCCTGGCCATGGGCTTCttcctggtgctggtgctggagcaggcgACGCTGGCGCAGCGGGAGCTGGCCGAGCCCCCCGAGGAGTCGCgggcgctgctgctgcccaacGGCTCCATCCAggccgcggctcccggcggcGCCGGCGGCTCCCTGGGCtcgccggtgccggtgcccgccggccccggggcgCTGCGTGCCGCGGCGCTGGCGCTGGCGCTGGCGCTGCACGCGGTGCTGGAGGGGCTGGCGCTGGGGCTGCGCGAGGGCGAGGCGGCCGCGCTGCGcgtgctgctggccctgctgctgcacaagggCGCCGTGGCCTTCGGCCTCTCGCTGGAGCTGCTGCGGAGCCGCCTGCGCCCGCCCGCCGTGGCCTCGTGCCTCGTGCTGCTGGCGCTGATGTCCCCGCTGGGCGTCGGCGTGGGCACGGCGctggcggcgggcgcggggccgcggcagCGCCTGTGCCGGGCCGTGCTGGAGGGGCTGGCGGCCGGCACCTTCCTCTTCGTCACCTTCCTGGAGATtctgccccaggagctgggggcGCCCCGGAATCGCATCCCCAAGGTCATCCTGATCCTGGCCGGCTTCGCGCTGGTCAGCGCCATCCTCTTCGTCAAGGGATGA
- the SLC39A1 gene encoding zinc transporter ZIP1 isoform X3, which produces MDTGAALAWSPGAASQPPPGLGVKLGSLVLLLLLPLACGLAPLWCFRQPPASRFPPDPRSPVLSLVSCFSGGVFMGTFLLDLLPDYLGSIAAALEGLRITLQFPLPEFILAMGFFLVLVLEQATLAQRELAEPPEESRALLLPNGSIQAAAPGGAGGSLGSPVPVPAGPGALRAAALALALALHAVLEGLALGLREGEAAALRVLLALLLHKGAVAFGLSLELLRSRLRPPAVASCLVLLALMSPLGVGVGTALAAGAGPRQRLCRAVLEGLAAGTFLFVTFLEILPQELGAPRNRIPKVILILAGFALVSAILFVKG; this is translated from the exons ATGGACACCGGGGCCGCGCTGGCCTGGAGCCCCGGGGCCGCCTCGCAGCCCCCGCCCGGGCTGGGGGTGAAGTTGGGGtcgctggtgctgctgctgctgctgcccctcgcCTGCGGCCTCGCTCCCCTCTGGTGCTTCCGACAGCCCCCCG cctccCGATTCCCCCCAGACCCCCGCAGCCCCGTGCTCAGCCTCGTGAGCTGCTTCTCCGGCGGAGTTTTCATGGGCACCTTCCTGCTGGACCTCCTGCCTGACTACCTGGGCAGCATCGCCGCGGCGCTGGAGGGGCTGCGAATCACG CTGCAGTTCCCCCTGCCCGAGTTCATCCTGGCCATGGGCTTCttcctggtgctggtgctggagcaggcgACGCTGGCGCAGCGGGAGCTGGCCGAGCCCCCCGAGGAGTCGCgggcgctgctgctgcccaacGGCTCCATCCAggccgcggctcccggcggcGCCGGCGGCTCCCTGGGCtcgccggtgccggtgcccgccggccccggggcgCTGCGTGCCGCGGCGCTGGCGCTGGCGCTGGCGCTGCACGCGGTGCTGGAGGGGCTGGCGCTGGGGCTGCGCGAGGGCGAGGCGGCCGCGCTGCGcgtgctgctggccctgctgctgcacaagggCGCCGTGGCCTTCGGCCTCTCGCTGGAGCTGCTGCGGAGCCGCCTGCGCCCGCCCGCCGTGGCCTCGTGCCTCGTGCTGCTGGCGCTGATGTCCCCGCTGGGCGTCGGCGTGGGCACGGCGctggcggcgggcgcggggccgcggcagCGCCTGTGCCGGGCCGTGCTGGAGGGGCTGGCGGCCGGCACCTTCCTCTTCGTCACCTTCCTGGAGATtctgccccaggagctgggggcGCCCCGGAATCGCATCCCCAAGGTCATCCTGATCCTGGCCGGCTTCGCGCTGGTCAGCGCCATCCTCTTCGTCAAGGGATGA